The following are from one region of the Aquirufa lenticrescens genome:
- a CDS encoding Lnb N-terminal periplasmic domain-containing protein, which yields MKKILLFLLISLATKAQLSSKAEVVLVTVAPGKELHSAFGHTILWVNDPMNGIDRAYSYGTFDFKTENFYLKFLMGTLPYTISVHSMQDEFNYNAQYEKRGMIAQKLQLDSLQKNAIFQALEKNLLPENREYAYKFFYDNCSTRIRDMIERNAPGKYTWNQIPSLEGKSYRDWMNKYLESNSYVTVGMNLALGIPSNVKTDASQACYLPDNLASATNLAKGLSANPVTLFDAEVSDKAGFDFTGPYVILGVLIVLVGLTTYKKRFSYAADVALFSVIGILAWFIFFLGTATNHEVMAWNPASLMLFPLNFPLVIWFAKDPLKWKKYLQIISILCFIGLIWSGIQFAPMVLVGLPIFIRVCYLSFIKK from the coding sequence ATGAAAAAGATCCTTTTATTCTTGTTGATTTCTTTGGCTACGAAGGCTCAGTTGAGCTCTAAGGCAGAAGTGGTTTTAGTGACGGTCGCACCAGGCAAGGAATTGCATTCGGCTTTTGGCCATACCATTCTCTGGGTTAATGATCCGATGAATGGAATTGATCGGGCCTATAGTTATGGTACTTTCGATTTTAAAACGGAGAATTTCTATTTGAAATTCTTGATGGGGACCCTGCCGTATACCATTTCTGTTCATTCGATGCAGGATGAGTTTAATTACAATGCCCAATACGAAAAGCGTGGGATGATCGCTCAAAAATTACAACTCGATTCCCTTCAGAAAAATGCCATTTTCCAAGCCTTAGAAAAGAACCTTTTGCCTGAAAATAGGGAGTATGCCTATAAATTTTTCTATGACAATTGCTCTACGCGGATTCGCGATATGATTGAGCGTAATGCACCTGGGAAATACACCTGGAATCAGATCCCATCTCTGGAAGGTAAATCTTACCGTGATTGGATGAATAAATACCTGGAGTCTAATTCATATGTGACTGTAGGGATGAATTTAGCCTTGGGGATTCCTTCGAACGTTAAAACTGATGCGTCTCAAGCGTGTTATTTGCCGGATAATTTAGCGTCTGCTACTAATCTGGCCAAAGGACTTTCGGCTAACCCAGTTACGTTATTTGATGCTGAAGTGTCAGATAAAGCAGGTTTTGATTTCACTGGACCTTATGTGATTTTAGGTGTTTTAATCGTATTAGTAGGGTTAACGACCTATAAAAAACGATTTTCATATGCTGCAGATGTGGCTTTGTTTTCTGTAATCGGAATTTTAGCTTGGTTCATCTTCTTTTTAGGTACTGCCACTAACCATGAGGTGATGGCATGGAATCCGGCATCGTTGATGTTGTTTCCATTGAATTTCCCTCTAGTGATTTGGTTTGCAAAGGATCCGTTGAAATGGAAAAAATACCTGCAAATCATCAGCATTTTGTGTTTTATCGGGCTTATTTGGTCTGGTATTCAATTCGCTCCCATGGTATTGGTCGGATTGCCTATTTTTATTCGCGTGTGCTATTTATCCTTCATCAAAAAATAA
- the rsmI gene encoding 16S rRNA (cytidine(1402)-2'-O)-methyltransferase yields the protein MKLYLVPTPIGNLEDITLRAIRVLGEVDGILAEDTRNSGQLLKHLNISKPLYSHHAHNEHTGVPGVIKMLKEGKSLALISDAGTPGISDPGYLLVKACVDNGIEVESLPGATAFVPALVNSGFPTDRFVYEGFLPHKKGRQTRWKALAEEDRTIVLYESPHRLVKALEQIIEFISADRLVMVGREISKLHEQMIRGTATEVLAYFTAHPDKVRGEIVIVIAGK from the coding sequence ATGAAATTATACCTCGTACCTACCCCCATTGGGAATTTAGAAGATATCACGCTGCGTGCCATTCGGGTACTGGGAGAGGTAGACGGGATTTTAGCGGAAGATACACGCAATTCAGGTCAATTACTGAAGCATCTTAATATCTCCAAACCTTTGTATTCCCACCACGCCCACAATGAACACACCGGTGTTCCGGGGGTTATCAAGATGTTAAAGGAAGGTAAATCATTAGCCTTAATTTCTGATGCGGGAACACCAGGTATCTCTGATCCAGGTTATCTTCTAGTGAAAGCATGTGTAGATAATGGCATTGAGGTGGAATCATTACCCGGTGCAACGGCCTTTGTTCCTGCTTTAGTGAACTCCGGTTTCCCTACAGATCGTTTCGTTTATGAAGGCTTTTTACCTCATAAAAAAGGGCGTCAAACTCGCTGGAAGGCGTTAGCAGAGGAAGATAGAACGATTGTTCTATATGAATCGCCGCATCGCTTAGTGAAAGCATTGGAACAAATAATTGAGTTTATCTCGGCTGATCGATTAGTTATGGTGGGACGTGAGATAAGTAAGCTGCACGAACAAATGATACGAGGAACAGCTACAGAAGTGTTAGCTTATTTCACGGCGCATCCGGATAAAGTAAGAGGTGAAATTGTGATTGTTATTGCTGGAAAATAG
- a CDS encoding tRNA (adenosine(37)-N6)-dimethylallyltransferase, whose amino-acid sequence MSTDQKLIVLLGPTASGKTALAVELACALDGEIISADSRQIYRRLDIGTGKDLKEYGFIPYHLIDSHEIGEAFSVAHFQKAAFDAINDVFARGKQPILCGGTGLYIESLLANYQFSHVPHFLSEPLDIQFKYTVFGLNPSTETRREKISTRFQARLNEGMLEEVQQLLFDGVHPEELRWMGLEYKWIVNYVEGIITKEEFEKGLETAIHQFAKRQMTYFRKMERAGIEINWIPDALDFQAKRDYILNFI is encoded by the coding sequence ATGTCTACTGATCAGAAGCTTATCGTTTTATTGGGACCTACTGCTAGTGGTAAAACGGCATTAGCCGTAGAACTAGCGTGCGCCTTAGATGGCGAAATCATTTCTGCAGACTCCCGCCAAATTTACCGTCGCCTCGATATAGGTACCGGAAAAGACTTAAAGGAATATGGTTTCATCCCATATCATCTAATCGATAGCCATGAAATAGGAGAGGCTTTCTCCGTTGCTCATTTCCAAAAGGCCGCTTTCGATGCAATCAACGACGTTTTTGCGAGAGGAAAACAACCCATACTTTGTGGCGGAACAGGGTTGTATATAGAATCTTTGTTAGCTAATTACCAATTCTCCCATGTGCCTCATTTCTTGTCTGAACCTTTAGACATTCAATTTAAGTATACCGTTTTCGGCCTAAACCCATCCACTGAAACGAGAAGAGAGAAAATAAGTACTCGTTTTCAGGCTAGATTGAATGAGGGGATGTTAGAAGAAGTCCAGCAGCTTTTATTTGATGGGGTCCATCCAGAAGAATTGCGTTGGATGGGCTTGGAATATAAATGGATCGTGAATTATGTGGAGGGAATAATTACCAAAGAGGAATTTGAAAAAGGCTTGGAAACGGCGATTCACCAGTTTGCTAAACGCCAAATGACGTATTTTAGGAAAATGGAGCGGGCCGGAATTGAAATTAATTGGATTCCGGATGCCCTTGATTTTCAGGCGAAAAGAGATTATATCTTGAATTTTATCTAA
- the kduI gene encoding 5-dehydro-4-deoxy-D-glucuronate isomerase — translation MDYRFEASRKEVSTFTNQEIRDNFLISTIFQADEIKLTYTIYDRMIIGGAMPVLNTLHLPNPEKLRANFFLERRELGIINVGGKGTVTADGEQFTIDKLGAVYVGRGVKEVSFSSESSDNPAQFYLLSSPAHANYPNAKLDREQVTTVVLGSLETSNHRTIYKYIHNEGIQSCQLVMGLTILEPGSVWNTMPAHVHDRRMEAYLYFDVTPGHAVLHLMGETTETKHIWVHNHQAIISPPWSIHSGSGTKNYSFIWGMAGENKDYTDMDFAEIADLR, via the coding sequence ATGGACTATAGATTTGAGGCGAGCCGAAAAGAGGTTTCCACCTTTACAAACCAAGAAATCAGAGATAATTTCTTAATCTCAACCATCTTTCAAGCCGATGAAATTAAATTAACCTACACCATTTATGATCGTATGATCATCGGTGGAGCCATGCCTGTATTGAACACGTTGCACCTACCAAATCCAGAAAAATTACGGGCTAATTTCTTCCTTGAAAGACGTGAATTAGGGATTATCAACGTAGGTGGAAAAGGAACGGTGACTGCGGATGGAGAACAATTTACCATCGATAAATTAGGGGCTGTTTATGTGGGTCGTGGCGTAAAAGAGGTAAGCTTTAGCTCGGAATCTTCGGATAATCCGGCGCAATTCTACCTATTGTCTTCCCCAGCGCACGCAAATTACCCGAATGCGAAATTAGATCGCGAGCAGGTGACGACAGTGGTTTTAGGAAGTTTAGAGACTTCGAATCACCGCACTATCTATAAATACATTCACAACGAGGGCATTCAATCCTGCCAATTAGTGATGGGATTGACGATTTTAGAACCGGGTTCGGTTTGGAATACGATGCCGGCTCACGTACACGATAGAAGAATGGAAGCGTATTTATACTTCGATGTTACACCAGGTCACGCTGTATTGCATTTGATGGGCGAAACAACGGAGACGAAGCACATTTGGGTGCATAACCACCAAGCAATTATTTCTCCACCTTGGTCGATTCACAGTGGATCTGGCACAAAGAACTATTCCTTTATTTGGGGAATGGCGGGTGAAAACAAAGATTATACCGATATGGATTTCGCTGAAATCGCTGATTTACGTTAA